The Vanessa tameamea isolate UH-Manoa-2023 unplaced genomic scaffold, ilVanTame1 primary haplotype ctg00000044.1, whole genome shotgun sequence genomic sequence attatataatcaatctttaaaactaaaatatttaaaggtaatcaatgtaataataatattaaatattctcgaGATAATCctctataaaaactatatattcttatattatatttcccaTGTTGagtaaaagaatataaatacaatctaTACCCCGctctaaaaaaagaaattcccattaatataaatattcttattcaagATCATCTTACTAATCTGTTAATTAATCTAATTTcacctattaaatttaaagaaggaGGAGCTGCTATATTtgaagacataaataaaaatcatcataTTCTTATTGAaggtataaaagttattatacccttatttaaaaataaacttcgtcTATTAACTcgctcataattaatattagataaacaaaatatcCCCGATGAACATAAACCATGaccaattattaaaacataagaaCCTATAAAACCCCAATAATTTATTGTCATAATTCCACCAATTACAATTCTTATATGAGCAACTGAAGAATAagcaattaaagattttatatcagtttgacaaaaacattttaaactaataaataaaccacCAACCAATCTAATTACCACTCAAATAAaccctatttttaaattaactttctgtataacaactaaaatacgtaataatCCATAACcacctaattttaatataatagcagCTAAAATTATAGAACCAGAAATAGGAGCTTCTACATGAGCCTTAGGCAATCAtaaatgagtaaaatatataggtatttttactaaaaaagctATTACcattctaaaatataacaataataaattaaaatcataaaactttaaaaaatatattattatagtatttatttttaaaaaaagaaaaaaaatccccaataataaaggtaaagatacaaataacgtataaaataataaatatattccagcTTGAATTCGTTCAGGTTGATAACCCCacccaataattaatattaaagtaggaATTAATCTTgcctcaaaaaataaataaaatataaataaatttataattctaaaagttaaatataataatactaataataaaataatatttaataaaaaatatttttcataaaaatttttttttaataaactttctcTAGCCATAATTATCAAACTTCTAATTCAAattctcaataaaattaaaccataagaaattaaatcacaacctattatatatcttaaattagaaaaatttataatatttaaagttaaatttaaaaatattaaagttattattattattattaattgaaccattcaaaatatattttttttaaaacataaaggaattataaatattattattattaaaaattttatcatgttaaattaaattataactttgaaaataatcatttccaTGAGTTCGaattattgaaactaaaatagaAAGTCCTAAAACCCCCTCACAAacagaaaaaactaaaaaaacaactaatatatgtatattataatttattgttattaaaaacaataaaaaaaaaaaaaaaattctcaaaaCAATAAACTCaagtcttaataaaataattaataaatgtttatacttagaaacaaaaattatattcccaaataaatacataataaaaataactaatcatatatttattattatcatttgtagtttttatagtttaaaaaaaactttggtcttgtaaatcaaaattaagaatttttctttaaaaacttcaaagaaaaagaatttctttatcaataatctccaaaattattattttttttaaactattctttgaaatcttaaaaatatttttatcattattattaatttttatttcaatttttatatttttcataaatcacCCCTTTTCCAt encodes the following:
- the LOC135194738 gene encoding LOW QUALITY PROTEIN: NADH-ubiquinone oxidoreductase chain 4-like (The sequence of the model RefSeq protein was modified relative to this genomic sequence to represent the inferred CDS: substituted 4 bases at 4 genomic stop codons) yields the protein MARESLLKKNFYEKYFLLNIILLLVLLYLTFRIINLFIFYLFFEARLIPTLILIIGWGYQPERIQAGIYLLFYTLFVSLPLLLGIFFLFLKINTIIIYFLKFYDFNLLLLYFRMVIAFLVKIPIYFTHLXLPKAHVEAPISGSIILAAIILKLGGYGLLRILVVIQKVNLKIGFIXVVIRLVGGLFISLKCFCQTDIKSLIAYSSVAHIRIVIGGIMTINYWGFIGSYVLIIGHGLCSSGIFCLSNINYERVNRRSLFLNKGIITFIPSIRIXXFLFMSSNIAAPPSLNLIGEIRLINRLVR